In Natator depressus isolate rNatDep1 chromosome 9, rNatDep2.hap1, whole genome shotgun sequence, a single genomic region encodes these proteins:
- the CHMP1B gene encoding charged multivesicular body protein 1b: MSSMEKHLFNLKFAAKELSRNAKKCDKEEKIEKAKIKKAIQKGNTEVARIHAENAIRQKNQAINFLRMSARVDAVAARVQTAVTMGKVTKSMAGVVKSMDATLKSMNLEKISALMDKFEHQFETLDVQTAQMEDTMSNTTTLTTPQNQVDTLLQEMADEAGLDLNMELPQGQTGSVGTSVASAEQDELSQRLARLRDQV, from the exons AACACCTGTTTAACTTGAAGTTTGCTGCCAAAGAGCTCAGCAGGAATGCAAAAAAATGTGATAAAGAAGAAAAGATTGAAAAGGCTAAAATTAAGAAG GCAATCCAGAAGGGTAATACTGAAGTTGCAAGAATACATGCAGAAAACGCAATCCGACAAAagaatcaagcaatcaatttctTGCGCATGAGTGCCAGGGTAGATGCAGTAGCAGCAAGAGTTCAAACTGCAGTAACAATGGGCAAG GTAACAAAGTCAATGGCAGGCGTAGTTAAATCTATGGATGCTACATTGAAGAGCATGAACCTGGAAAAG ATATCTGCCTTAATGGACAAATTTGAGCATCAGTTTGAAACGCTAGATGTTCAGACGGCACAGATGGAAGACACAATGAGTAATACTACTACGCTAACAACACCACAA AACCAAGTGGATACGCTTCTACAGGAAATGGCAGATGAAGCAGG CCTTGATCTGAACATGGAACTACCCCAGGGGCAAACTGGTTCTGTTGGCACAAGTGTTGCTTCAGCAGAGCAG GATGAACTGTCACAGAGACTGGCGCGCCTACGTGATCAAGTTTAA